In Nocardioides cavernae, a single genomic region encodes these proteins:
- a CDS encoding mismatch-specific DNA-glycosylase codes for MGFTRAELESFRDVEVPDLLPAAGQPLRLLFVGINPGLWTAATQSHFARPGNRFYPALLRAGILTSAIDPAAGMSDEDRDVLRRQGIGITNVVARATARADELTATELREGGERLRALVADRRPGVVAVAGVTAYRTAFGEPRATVGEQPGRWGASRVFVVPNPSGLNAHETIATLARAYAEAARAAGVLGSTPEP; via the coding sequence ATGGGGTTCACCAGGGCCGAGCTCGAGTCCTTCCGGGACGTGGAGGTCCCCGACCTCCTCCCGGCCGCCGGCCAGCCGTTGCGGCTGCTCTTCGTCGGCATCAACCCGGGCCTGTGGACCGCCGCCACGCAGTCCCACTTCGCCCGCCCCGGCAACCGGTTCTACCCCGCGTTGTTGCGCGCCGGGATCCTCACGTCCGCGATCGACCCGGCAGCGGGCATGAGCGACGAGGACCGCGACGTGCTCCGGCGGCAGGGGATCGGCATCACCAACGTGGTGGCGCGCGCGACGGCACGGGCCGACGAGCTCACGGCAACCGAGCTGCGGGAGGGCGGGGAGCGGCTCCGCGCACTCGTGGCCGATCGCCGCCCGGGCGTCGTGGCGGTTGCCGGCGTCACCGCCTACCGCACGGCGTTCGGCGAGCCCCGGGCCACGGTCGGCGAGCAGCCCGGACGCTGGGGCGCCTCGCGCGTGTTCGTGGTGCCCAACCCGTCGGGGCTCAACGCCCACGAGACCATCGCCACGCTGGCCCGGGCCTACGCCGAGGCGGCGCGGGCAGCCGGGGTGCTCGGGAGCACGCCGGAGCCGTGA
- the tuf gene encoding elongation factor Tu: protein MAKAKFERTKPHVNIGTIGHIDHGKTTLTAAITKVLHDKYPNLNEASAFDQIDKAPEERQRGITISIAHVEYQTEARHYAHVDCPGHADYIKNMITGAAQMDGAILVVAATDGPMPQTREHVLLARQVGVPALVVALNKCDMVDDEELIELVEMEVRELLSEYEFPGDDIPVVRVAAFPALQGDEKWGESIVELMTAVDESIPTPERETDKPFLMPVEDVFTITGRGTVITGRIERGIVKVNEEVEIIGIRETAQKSTVTGVEMFRKLLDEGQAGENVGLLLRGTKREDIERGMVVIKPGTTTPHTNFEASVYILSKDEGGRHTPFFNNYRPQFYFRTTDVTGVVTLPEGTEMVMPGDNTEMSVELIQPIAMDEGLRFAIREGGRTVGAGRVVKITK from the coding sequence GTGGCTAAGGCGAAGTTCGAGCGGACCAAGCCGCACGTCAACATCGGCACCATCGGTCACATCGACCACGGCAAGACGACGCTGACCGCGGCGATCACCAAGGTGCTGCACGACAAGTACCCGAACCTCAACGAGGCTTCGGCGTTCGACCAGATCGACAAGGCTCCCGAGGAGCGCCAGCGCGGCATCACGATCTCGATCGCGCACGTCGAGTACCAGACCGAGGCGCGCCACTACGCGCACGTCGACTGCCCCGGTCACGCCGACTACATCAAGAACATGATCACCGGCGCGGCCCAGATGGACGGCGCGATCCTCGTGGTCGCCGCCACCGACGGCCCGATGCCGCAGACGCGTGAGCACGTGCTGCTCGCCCGCCAGGTCGGCGTGCCGGCCCTGGTCGTGGCGCTCAACAAGTGCGACATGGTCGACGACGAGGAGCTCATCGAGCTCGTCGAGATGGAGGTGCGCGAGCTCCTCTCCGAGTACGAGTTCCCGGGCGACGACATCCCCGTGGTTCGCGTTGCTGCCTTCCCGGCCCTGCAGGGTGACGAGAAGTGGGGCGAGTCGATCGTCGAGCTCATGACGGCGGTGGACGAGTCCATCCCGACGCCCGAGCGCGAGACCGACAAGCCCTTCCTGATGCCCGTCGAGGACGTCTTCACGATCACCGGTCGTGGCACCGTCATCACCGGTCGCATCGAGCGCGGCATCGTCAAGGTCAACGAGGAGGTCGAGATCATCGGCATCCGCGAGACCGCCCAGAAGTCGACCGTCACCGGTGTCGAGATGTTCCGCAAGCTCCTCGACGAGGGCCAGGCGGGCGAGAACGTCGGTCTGCTCCTCCGTGGCACCAAGCGCGAGGACATCGAGCGCGGCATGGTCGTCATCAAGCCGGGCACCACGACGCCTCACACGAACTTCGAGGCCTCGGTCTACATCCTCAGCAAGGACGAGGGCGGCCGTCACACGCCGTTCTTCAACAACTACCGTCCCCAGTTCTACTTCCGTACGACTGACGTGACCGGTGTTGTGACCCTGCCCGAGGGCACCGAGATGGTCATGCCGGGTGACAACACCGAGATGTCGGTGGAGCTCATCCAGCCCATCGCGATGGACGAGGGCCTGCGCTTTGCCATCCGCGAGGGTGGCCGCACGGTCGGCGCCGGCCGCGTCGTCAAGATCACCAAGTGA
- the fusA gene encoding elongation factor G: MAVDITTDLNKVRNIGIMAHIDAGKTTTTERILFYTGITYKIGEVHEGGATMDWMEQEQERGITITSAATTCWWKDHQINIIDTPGHVDFTAEVERSLRVLDGAVAVFDGVAGVEPQTMTVWRQANKYSVPRMCFVNKLDRTGADFFRCVDMMVERLNSTPLVLQLPIGAESDFLGVVDLVGMRALTWRGETTMGEDYEVEEIPAELAEQAAEYREKFIETLAEADDDIMEKYLEEGDENFTVAELEAAIRRATLADKLNPVLCGTAFKNKGVQPLLDAVVKFLPSPLDIDGIQGHSVKDENEVIVRQPSDSEPFSGLAYKIASDPHLGKLIYVRVYSGKLEAGSTVVNSVNGRKERIGKVYQMHANKREEIASVGAGQIVAVMGLKDTKTGHTLSDPNNQVVLESMTFPAPVIEVAIEPKTKSDQEKLGTAIQRLSDEDPTFTVKADEETGQTIIAGMGELHLEILVDRMKREFRVEATVGKPQVAYRETVRNTVEKHSYTHKKQTGGSGQFAKVVVNLGPNIDPETGTGAGYEFVNNVSGGRVPKEYIPSVDQGGQEAMEFGVLAGYPMVDVKFSLEDGAYHDVDSSELAFKIAGNQAFKEAARKAKPVLLEPMFAVEVTTPDTFLGTVIGDINSRRGQIQAQEERHGDMVVNALVPLSEMFGYVGDLRSKTSGQASYSMEFDSYAEVPTNIADEIIKKVRGE, from the coding sequence GTGGCTGTCGACATCACCACCGACCTCAACAAGGTCCGCAACATCGGCATCATGGCGCACATCGACGCCGGCAAGACCACCACCACCGAGCGCATCCTCTTCTACACCGGCATCACCTACAAGATCGGTGAGGTCCACGAGGGTGGCGCCACGATGGACTGGATGGAGCAGGAGCAGGAGCGCGGCATCACCATCACGTCCGCCGCGACGACCTGCTGGTGGAAGGACCACCAGATCAACATCATCGACACGCCCGGCCACGTGGACTTCACCGCCGAGGTCGAGCGCTCGCTGCGCGTCCTCGACGGCGCCGTGGCGGTGTTCGACGGTGTCGCCGGTGTCGAGCCGCAGACCATGACGGTGTGGCGCCAGGCCAACAAGTACTCCGTCCCCCGCATGTGCTTCGTCAACAAGCTCGACCGCACCGGAGCGGACTTCTTCCGCTGCGTCGACATGATGGTCGAGCGCCTCAACTCCACCCCGCTGGTGCTCCAGCTCCCCATCGGTGCCGAGTCCGACTTCCTCGGTGTCGTCGACCTGGTCGGCATGCGTGCCCTCACCTGGCGCGGCGAGACCACCATGGGCGAGGACTACGAGGTCGAGGAGATCCCGGCCGAGCTCGCCGAGCAGGCCGCGGAGTACCGCGAGAAGTTCATCGAGACGCTCGCCGAGGCCGACGACGACATCATGGAGAAGTACCTCGAGGAGGGTGACGAGAACTTCACCGTCGCCGAGCTCGAGGCCGCGATCCGTCGCGCCACCCTCGCCGACAAGCTGAACCCGGTCCTGTGCGGCACCGCGTTCAAGAACAAGGGCGTCCAGCCCCTGCTCGACGCGGTCGTCAAGTTCCTGCCGTCGCCGCTCGACATCGACGGCATCCAGGGCCACTCGGTCAAGGACGAGAACGAGGTCATCGTTCGCCAGCCGTCCGACAGCGAGCCGTTCTCCGGCCTCGCCTACAAGATCGCCTCCGACCCGCACCTGGGCAAGCTGATCTACGTCCGCGTCTACTCCGGCAAGCTCGAGGCCGGCTCCACCGTGGTCAACTCGGTCAACGGCCGCAAGGAGCGGATCGGCAAGGTCTACCAGATGCACGCCAACAAGCGTGAGGAGATCGCGTCGGTCGGCGCCGGCCAGATCGTGGCCGTGATGGGTCTGAAGGACACCAAGACCGGTCACACGCTCAGCGACCCGAACAACCAGGTCGTGCTCGAGTCGATGACGTTCCCGGCCCCGGTGATCGAGGTCGCGATCGAGCCCAAGACGAAGAGCGACCAGGAGAAGCTGGGCACCGCGATCCAGCGCCTCTCCGACGAGGACCCGACCTTCACGGTCAAGGCCGACGAAGAGACCGGCCAGACGATCATCGCCGGCATGGGCGAGCTGCACCTCGAGATCCTGGTCGACCGCATGAAGCGCGAGTTCCGCGTCGAGGCGACCGTCGGCAAGCCGCAGGTGGCCTACCGCGAGACCGTCCGCAACACGGTCGAGAAGCACTCCTACACCCACAAGAAGCAGACCGGTGGTTCGGGTCAGTTCGCCAAGGTTGTCGTCAACCTCGGTCCGAACATCGACCCGGAGACCGGCACCGGCGCGGGCTACGAGTTTGTCAACAACGTGTCCGGTGGTCGCGTGCCGAAGGAGTACATCCCCTCGGTCGACCAGGGTGGCCAGGAGGCCATGGAGTTCGGCGTGCTCGCCGGCTACCCCATGGTGGACGTGAAGTTCTCCCTCGAGGACGGCGCCTACCACGACGTCGACTCGTCCGAGCTCGCGTTCAAGATCGCCGGCAACCAGGCCTTCAAGGAGGCCGCACGCAAGGCCAAGCCGGTCCTGCTCGAGCCGATGTTCGCCGTAGAGGTCACCACGCCCGACACGTTCCTGGGCACCGTGATCGGCGACATCAACTCGCGTCGTGGCCAGATCCAGGCTCAGGAGGAGCGTCACGGCGACATGGTCGTCAACGCCCTTGTGCCCCTGTCCGAGATGTTCGGGTACGTTGGCGACCTGAGGTCCAAGACCTCCGGTCAGGCGTCGTACTCGATGGAGTTCGACTCGTACGCCGAGGTTCCCACGAACATCGCCGACGAGATCATCAAGAAGGTCCGCGGCGAGTAA
- the rpsG gene encoding 30S ribosomal protein S7, whose protein sequence is MPRKGPAPKRPLVVDPVYGSQLVTQLVSKVLQDGKKAVAQRIVYTALEGCREKTGTDPVVTLKRAMDNVKPAIEVKSRRVGGATYQVPIEVKANRSTTLALRWLVGYAADRREKTMSERLMNEILDASNGLGAAVKKREDTHKMAESNKAFAHYRW, encoded by the coding sequence ATGCCTCGCAAGGGTCCCGCTCCCAAGCGCCCCCTCGTCGTCGACCCGGTCTACGGCTCCCAGCTGGTCACCCAGCTCGTGAGCAAGGTCCTGCAGGACGGCAAGAAGGCTGTGGCGCAGCGCATCGTCTACACCGCTCTCGAGGGCTGCCGCGAGAAGACCGGCACCGACCCCGTCGTCACGCTCAAGCGCGCGATGGACAACGTCAAGCCGGCCATCGAGGTCAAGTCCCGCCGCGTCGGCGGCGCGACCTACCAGGTCCCGATCGAGGTCAAGGCCAACCGCTCCACGACGCTGGCCCTGCGCTGGCTCGTGGGCTACGCCGCCGACCGCCGCGAGAAGACCATGTCCGAGCGCCTGATGAACGAGATCCTCGACGCGAGCAACGGCCTCGGTGCCGCTGTGAAGAAGCGCGAGGACACCCACAAGATGGCCGAGTCCAACAAGGCCTTCGCTCACTACCGCTGGTGA
- the rpsL gene encoding 30S ribosomal protein S12 has protein sequence MPTINQLVRKGRQDKVSKNKTPALKGSPQRRGVCTRVYTTTPKKPNSALRKVARVRLSSGVEVTAYIPGVGHNLQEHSIVLVRGGRVKDLPGVRYKIIRGSLDTQGVKNRKQARSRYGAKKEK, from the coding sequence GTGCCCACCATCAACCAGCTGGTCCGCAAGGGCCGCCAGGACAAGGTGTCGAAGAACAAGACGCCTGCCCTGAAGGGATCCCCGCAGCGCCGAGGCGTCTGCACCCGCGTCTACACGACCACCCCGAAGAAGCCGAACTCCGCCCTCCGCAAGGTCGCCCGCGTGCGCCTGAGCAGTGGCGTCGAGGTCACCGCCTACATCCCGGGTGTCGGTCACAACCTGCAGGAGCACTCGATCGTGCTCGTGCGCGGCGGCCGTGTGAAGGACCTTCCCGGTGTCCGCTACAAGATCATCCGCGGCTCGCTCGACACCCAGGGTGTCAAGAACCGCAAGCAGGCCCGCAGCCGCTACGGCGCGAAGAAGGAGAAGTAA